From the Lolium rigidum isolate FL_2022 chromosome 2, APGP_CSIRO_Lrig_0.1, whole genome shotgun sequence genome, one window contains:
- the LOC124693449 gene encoding phosphate transporter PHO1-2-like, with the protein MVKFSREYEASIIPEWKGAFVDYKCLKKLVKKIKVARRDEDDSTTAASDADALVTGAGAGGFSVLNPVRALAARFAPRVQASPEDEESSDSSGELVRPAARHEREFLERAGEELEKVDGFYATQEAELLGRGEALIDQLRILADIKRILADHAASRRARGLLNRTRSMPATAPLSPALSGSGRFLLSVSGLASPQSMSDGSVELQQAQMTEGAAVADEVMAALERNGVSFVGLPGKKDAKKDSNKTRSGSLQLPATVRIDIPATNPGRTALKVWEELVNVLRKDGADPAAAFVHRKKIQHAEKNIRDAFMALHRGLELLKKFSSLNVKAFTKILKKFVKVSEQQRATDLFSEKVKRSSFSTSDKVLQLADEVESLFMKNFAGNDRMVAMKYLKPQQPRSTHMITFLVGLFTGTFVSLFIIYGILAHVSGIFSSAGNTAYMEVVYHVFSMFALISLHCFLYGCNLFMWKSTRINQNFIFDFAPNTALTHRDAFLMSASIMCTVIAALVINLFLRNAGASYANVVPGALLVLSMGVLVCPFNVFYRSTRYCFMRILRNIVFSPFYKVLMADFFMADQLTSQIPLLRHMEFAACYFMAGSFRANPYETCTNSQQYKHLAYVISFLPYYWRAMQCLRRYLEEHDTNQLANAGKYVSAMVAAAVRFKYSATPTPFWKLMVIISSSGATLYQLYWDFVMDWGFFTPKSKNRWLRDELILKNKSVYYISMVLNLALRLAWTVSVMKIHVSKNQTRLLDFSLASLEVIRRGHWNFYRLENEHLNNVGKFRAVKTVPLPFRELETD; encoded by the exons ATGGTGAAGTTCTCAAGGGAGTACGAGGCCAGCATCATCCCGGAGTGGAAGGGCGCCTTCGTCGACTACAAGTGCCTCAAGAAGCTCGTCAAGAAGATCAAGGTCGCGCGCCGGGACGAGGAtgactccaccaccgccgcctccgacGCCGACGCGCTCGTCACTGGCGCAGGCGCCGGTGGCTTCTCCGTCCTCAACCCCGTCCGCGCCCTCGCCGCCCGGTTCGCGCCCAGAGTGCAAGCTTCTCCG GAGGACGAGGAGAGCTCGGATTCGTCGGGGGAGCTCGTGCGGCCCGCGGCCAGGCATGAGCGGGAGTTCCTGGAGAGGGCGGGGGAGGAGCTGGAGAAGGTGGACGGCTTCTACGCCACGCAGGAGGCGGAGCTGCTGGGCCGCGGCGAGGCGCTCATCGACCAGCTCCGCATCCTCGCCGACATCAAGCGCATCCTCGCCGACCACGCCGCCTCGCGCCGCGCTAGGGGCCTCCTGAACCGCACCCGCTCCATGCCGGCGACGGCGCCGCTCTCCCCGGCGCTAAGCGGCTCTGGCCGGTTCCTGCTCTCGGTCTCGGGCCTCGCCTCGCCGCAGTCCATGTCAG ACGGGAGCGTGGAGCTGCAGCAGGCGCAGATGACGGAGggcgccgccgtggccgacgAGGTGATGGCGGCGCTGGAGCGCAACGGCGTCAGCTTCGTGGGCCTTCCCGGCAAGAAGGACGCCAAGAAGGACAGCAACAAGACCAGGAGCGGCTCCCTGCAGCTGCCAGCGACGGTGCGGATCGACATCCCGGCGACCAACCCCGGACGGACAGCGCTCAAGGTGTGGGAGGAGCTGGTGAACGTGCTGCGCAAGGATGGCGCCGACCCTGCCGCCGCCTTCGTCCACCGCAAGAAGATCCAGCACGCCGAGAAGAACATCCGCGACGCCTTCATGGCGCTCCACCGCGGCCTCGAGCTCCTCAAGAAGTTCAG CTCTCTGAATGTAAAGGCATTCACCAAGATTCTCAAGAAATTCGTCAAG GtgtcagagcaacagcgagcaacGGACTTGTTCTCAGAGAAGGTGAAGAGATCATCGTTCAGCACATCTGACAAG GTTCTTCAGCTTGCGGACGAGGTGGAGTCCCTCTTCATGAAGAACTTCGCGGGCAACGACAGGATGGTTGCGATGAAGTACCTCAAGCCGCAGCAGCCCAGGAGCACACACATGATCACCTTCCTCGTAG GTTTGTTCACAGGCACATTTGTGAGTCTGTTCATCATATATGGTATTTTGGCCCATGTTTCTGGCATTTTTTCCTCTGCTGGAAATACAGCCTACATGGAAGTAGTTTACCATGTTTTCAG CATGTTTGCGCTCATCAGCCTCCACTGCTTCTTGTACGGATGCAACTTATTCATGTGGAAGAGCACCAGGATAAACCAGAATTTCATCTTCGATTTCGCCCCGAACACCGCTCTCACGCACCGGGATGCCTTCCTCATGTCTGCATCGATCATGTGCACGGTGATTGCCGCGCTGGTCATCAACCTGTTCCTTAGAAATGCCGGTGCGTCCTATGCCAATGTTGTGCCTGGCGCACTCTTAGTG TTGTCAATGGGAGTTTTAGTCTGTCCGTTTAACGTGTTCTACCGCTCGACACGGTACTGCTTCATGCGCATCTTGCGAAACATCGTATTCTCTCCATTTTACAAG GTTCTGATGGCCGATTTCTTCATGGCTGATCAGTTAACTAGCCAG ATTCCGCTATTAAGGCACATGGAGTTTGCAGCGTGCTACTTCATGGCAGGAAGCTTTAGGGCTAATCCATATGAGACGTGTACAAATAGCCAACAATACAAGCACCTAGCCTATGTGATTTCCTTTCTCCCTTACTACTGGAGAGCTATGCAG TGTTTAAGAAGGTACCTGGAGGAACATGACACGAATCAGCTTGCCAATGCTGGCAAGTACGTGTCGGCAATGGTTGCAGCTGCTGTCAGGTTCAAGTACAGTGCTACACCGACGCCGTTCTGGAAGTTGATGGTTATCATCTCTTCCTCAGGTGCCACTCTTTACCAGCTCTACTGGGACTTTGTCATGGACTGGGGCTTCTTCACCCCAAAATCCAAGAATCGATGGCTTCGAGATGAGCTAATCCTCAAGAACAAGTCGGTCTACTACATTTCAATG GTGCTAAATCTGGCACTGCGTCTAGCCTGGACGGTGAGTGTAATGAAGATTCATGTTAGTAAGAACCAGACTCGTCTGCTGGATTTCTCCCTTGCTTCACTAGAAGTAATTCGGCGAGGACACTGGAACTTCTACAG GCTGGAGAATGAACACTTGAACAATGTTGGCAAGTTCAGAGCAGTGAAGACTGTCCCGTTACCATTTCGTGAACTTGAAACTGACTGA